TACTTTATTTAATCTTTCTATCTGTTTTCTCAAATTTAAGTATAAATCATTCATATTTTTAATAGTAATGTATTCATAACCTAAAGCCACAAGATCAGATACAAGTTTATCTTCCATTTCTTTTTCAGTTTGATAGCCTTCATTAACTTCTCTAATTTTTTCATATTCAGATAATATTATACCAAAATTACTTTCTAATATTGGTGAATTATATTTCAAAATTTCCTCAGACATAAAACTCCTTTCATTTATCAAATGTTAATAATTGTTCTCTATAATATTCATATTGTTTAGTTCTTAATTCTATTTCTTTAGGAAGTCCACAATTAATTGAATTTATAATAGTTTCTAATTTATCTAGTTTTGATACTATTTTTTGTTGAATTTCAATTGGTGGTATATATATATTTATATTTTTCATATTTTCTTGATTTATTTTAGGCGGAGTACCTCTAACTATATCGTATACATCTACTTTTGATAAATAATAATAAATATATTTCAAATTATATTTTTCATATTTTTCTTTCAAAATATGAGCATGATTATTAACCCATATTTTTTTATTTTCTATCCAATGTAATATCGGATTATTATTCTTATCTATAACCGAACCATCTTCACCCATCAAAATAAATGTTCCATCAAATATATAATCATCTACATAATCTTGTATACCATTTGCTCCATAATAAGGATATGCACCTTCTTTTCTGTCTTTTTGAGTTATTGGTCTTCTTTTAGAATCTAGTATTTCAACTATATCACCTAATCTTTTCAAAGCAAAATCATCCATATTTTCATTTTCTTTATTTTTTGAATCAAAATTTACCCCATTATTATACACATTAATTACATTATCTCCCTCAACAATAACGCTTCCATAGATATATTGGTAAATTTTGATTATATTATATTGTCTTGTCTTGTCTTGTCTTGTCTTCTAGTGTAATTCTATTACCTATGTTTGTCAAGATATATTCTCTATAATATTCATATTCTTTTTGTCTTAATTCTATTTCTTTTGGTAATCCTATATTTAAGTCATTGCATATCTTTTCAAAATTATCTAATACATTTACTATTCTTTCTTGTATTTCTAGTGATGGTAAGAAAAAATTATATTTTAATATTCTTTCTTTATCTCCTCTTGGCATTTTACCAGATTTGATGTTATTTTTTACATAATTGAAGAAATTATCATCTGATAAAACAAAATACAAATATTTCATGTTTATTTTATCAGAATTCTTCTTTAATACTAAAACATCTCCATTAGTACCACCTTCTTTATCTGCTAACCAAATTTTTTTTAAATATGGTCTTATATTTCCTATCAAAATATCACCTTCAGTGTATTTAGTCCACTTACCTTTATTTGGAACATTAGACGATGGAATAACACCTTTACAATTTTGCAACATATTTTCAATACTAATATAATTATATAAATTAAGTAATGAACTTTCTATTTTTTCATTAGAATACAAACAAACATCAAGTAATT
The nucleotide sequence above comes from Pseudostreptobacillus hongkongensis. Encoded proteins:
- a CDS encoding restriction endonuclease subunit S, whose translation is MYNNGVNFDSKNKENENMDDFALKRLGDIVEILDSKRRPITQKDRKEGAYPYYGANGIQDYVDDYIFDGTFILMGEDGSVIDKNNNPILHWIENKKIWVNNHAHILKEKYEKYNLKYIYYYLSKVDVYDIVRGTPPKINQENMKNINIYIPPIEIQQKIVSKLDKLETIINSINCGLPKEIELRTKQYEYYREQLLTFDK